In one Cupriavidus taiwanensis genomic region, the following are encoded:
- the rplX gene encoding 50S ribosomal protein L24, whose translation MNKIRKGDEVIVLTGKDKGKRGTVQAVLGDKVAVQGVNIAKKHARPNPMLGTTGGVVDKVMPLHISNVALVDANGKPSRVGIKVEDGKRVRVLKTTGAVVAA comes from the coding sequence ATGAACAAGATTCGCAAAGGCGACGAAGTCATCGTGCTGACCGGCAAGGACAAGGGCAAGCGCGGTACCGTGCAAGCCGTCCTCGGCGACAAGGTCGCGGTGCAAGGCGTGAACATTGCCAAGAAGCATGCCCGCCCGAACCCGATGCTGGGCACTACCGGTGGTGTGGTCGACAAGGTCATGCCGCTGCATATTTCCAACGTTGCGCTCGTGGATGCCAATGGCAAGCCGTCGCGCGTCGGCATCAAGGTGGAAGACGGCAAGCGCGTGCGCGTGCTGAAGACTACCGGCGCCGTCGTGGCAGCTTGA
- the rplN gene encoding 50S ribosomal protein L14, producing the protein MIQTESRLEVADNTGAREVLCIKVLGGSKRRYASVGDIIKVTVKDAAPRGRVKKGDIYNAVVVRTAKGVRRADGSLIKFDGNAAVLLNNKLEPIGTRIFGPVTRELRTERFMKIVSLAPEVL; encoded by the coding sequence ATGATTCAGACAGAAAGCCGGCTCGAAGTGGCCGATAACACTGGTGCGCGCGAAGTGCTGTGCATCAAGGTGCTGGGTGGCTCCAAGCGCCGCTACGCAAGCGTTGGCGACATCATCAAGGTGACCGTCAAGGACGCAGCGCCGCGCGGTCGCGTGAAGAAGGGCGACATCTACAACGCCGTCGTCGTGCGTACCGCCAAGGGCGTGCGCCGCGCTGACGGTTCGCTGATCAAGTTCGACGGCAATGCCGCCGTCCTGCTGAACAACAAGCTCGAGCCGATCGGCACCCGTATCTTCGGGCCGGTGACTCGTGAACTCCGTACCGAGCGCTTCATGAAGATCGTGTCGCTCGCTCCGGAAGTGCTGTAA
- the rpsQ gene encoding 30S ribosomal protein S17 produces the protein MTEAAQTEKSLRRTLVGRVVSDKMDKTVTVLVENRVKHPLYGKYVLRSKKYHAHDEANQYKEGDKVEIQEGRPLSRTKSWVVSRLVEAARVI, from the coding sequence ATGACTGAAGCTGCACAAACGGAAAAGTCGCTTCGCCGCACCCTGGTCGGCCGTGTCGTGAGCGACAAGATGGACAAGACCGTTACGGTCTTGGTGGAAAACCGCGTCAAGCATCCCCTGTACGGCAAGTACGTGCTGCGTTCGAAGAAGTACCACGCACACGACGAAGCCAACCAGTACAAGGAAGGCGACAAGGTCGAAATCCAGGAAGGCCGTCCGCTGTCGCGGACCAAGTCCTGGGTGGTTTCCCGGCTGGTAGAGGCTGCACGCGTCATCTAA
- the rpmC gene encoding 50S ribosomal protein L29 — translation MKASELRGKDAAGLNQELSELLKAQFSLRMQKATQQLQNTSQLKKVRKDIARVQTVLTEKANAK, via the coding sequence ATGAAAGCATCCGAACTTCGCGGCAAGGACGCCGCAGGCCTGAACCAGGAGCTCTCCGAGCTGCTGAAGGCCCAATTTAGCCTGCGCATGCAAAAGGCAACCCAACAGCTGCAGAACACCAGCCAGCTGAAGAAGGTTCGCAAGGACATCGCGCGCGTGCAAACCGTGCTGACTGAAAAGGCGAACGCGAAATGA
- the rplP gene encoding 50S ribosomal protein L16, which produces MLQPKRRKYRKEQKGRNTGKATRGNAVSFGEFGLKAMGRGRLTARQIESARRAMTRHIKRGGRIWIRIFPDKPISKKPAEVRMGNGKGNPEYYVAEIQPGKMLYEMDGVSEDLAREAFRLAAAKLPIATNFVVRQVGT; this is translated from the coding sequence ATGCTGCAACCTAAGCGCAGAAAATACCGCAAGGAGCAGAAAGGCCGCAACACGGGTAAGGCTACCCGTGGTAACGCCGTGTCTTTCGGCGAATTCGGCCTGAAGGCCATGGGCCGTGGCCGCCTGACGGCTCGTCAGATCGAGTCGGCACGTCGTGCGATGACCCGCCACATCAAGCGTGGTGGCCGCATCTGGATCCGGATCTTCCCGGACAAGCCGATCTCGAAGAAGCCTGCCGAAGTCCGTATGGGTAACGGCAAGGGCAATCCGGAGTACTACGTGGCTGAAATCCAGCCGGGCAAGATGCTGTACGAAATGGATGGTGTAAGCGAAGACCTGGCCCGTGAGGCGTTCCGCCTCGCGGCTGCCAAGCTGCCGATCGCCACCAATTTCGTGGTGCGCCAGGTCGGGACGTAA
- the rpsC gene encoding 30S ribosomal protein S3 has protein sequence MGQKIHPTGFRLAVSRNWASRWYASNTKFAGMLKEDIEVRDFLKKKLKNASVGRVVIERPARNARITIYSSRPGVVIGKKGEDIELLKAELQRRMGVPVHVNIEEIRKPETDAQLIADSITQQLERRIMFRRAMKRAMQNAMRLGAQGIKIMSAGRLNGIEIARTEWYREGRVPLHTLRADIDYGFSEAETTYGIIGVKVWVYKGDHLGRNDAPVVEEPQDDRRRRPGRPEGRRREGEGRPGGNRRGGAGAGRRAAPGADAKSGE, from the coding sequence ATGGGACAGAAGATTCATCCGACTGGCTTCCGTCTGGCTGTCAGCCGTAACTGGGCTTCGCGCTGGTACGCCAGCAACACGAAGTTCGCCGGCATGCTGAAGGAAGACATCGAAGTTCGCGACTTCCTGAAGAAGAAGCTCAAGAACGCATCGGTTGGCCGCGTCGTCATCGAGCGCCCCGCCCGCAATGCACGCATCACCATTTACAGCTCGCGTCCGGGCGTGGTGATCGGCAAGAAGGGTGAGGACATCGAACTGCTGAAGGCCGAACTGCAGCGTCGCATGGGCGTGCCCGTGCACGTGAACATCGAGGAAATCCGCAAGCCGGAAACCGATGCTCAGCTGATCGCCGATTCGATCACCCAGCAGCTCGAGCGCCGCATCATGTTCCGCCGCGCCATGAAGCGCGCCATGCAGAACGCGATGCGCCTGGGCGCCCAGGGTATCAAGATCATGAGCGCCGGCCGTCTGAACGGTATCGAAATCGCACGTACCGAGTGGTACCGCGAAGGCCGTGTGCCCCTGCACACCCTGCGCGCCGACATCGACTACGGCTTCTCCGAAGCAGAAACCACCTACGGCATCATCGGTGTCAAGGTGTGGGTCTACAAGGGGGATCACCTCGGCCGCAATGACGCGCCGGTGGTGGAAGAGCCGCAGGACGACCGTCGTCGTCGCCCGGGTCGTCCGGAAGGCCGCCGCCGTGAAGGCGAAGGCCGTCCGGGTGGCAACCGCCGCGGCGGTGCCGGTGCCGGTCGCCGCGCTGCGCCTGGCGCAGATGCGAAGAGTGGAGAATAA
- the rplV gene encoding 50S ribosomal protein L22, with protein MEVKAIHRGARISAQKTRLVADQIRGLPIERALNVLTFSPKKAAGIVKKVVESAIANAEHNEGADIDELKVKSIYVDKATSLKRFTARAKGRGNRIEKQTCHITVTLGN; from the coding sequence ATGGAAGTGAAAGCGATTCATCGCGGTGCCCGCATCTCCGCCCAGAAGACGCGCCTGGTCGCTGACCAGATCCGTGGTCTGCCGATCGAGCGCGCGCTCAACGTCCTGACGTTCAGCCCGAAAAAGGCTGCCGGGATCGTGAAGAAGGTGGTCGAATCGGCCATCGCCAACGCCGAGCACAACGAAGGCGCCGACATCGACGAACTGAAGGTCAAATCGATCTACGTCGACAAGGCAACCTCGCTCAAGCGCTTCACGGCACGGGCAAAGGGCCGCGGCAACCGCATCGAGAAACAAACTTGTCACATCACTGTGACGCTCGGCAACTAA
- the rpsS gene encoding 30S ribosomal protein S19 has protein sequence MTRSAKKGPFCDAHLLKKVEVATSGKDKKPIKTWSRRSTILPEFIGLTIAVHNGRQHVPVYVTENMVGHKLGEFAITRTFKGHAADKKAKR, from the coding sequence ATGACTCGTTCCGCTAAAAAGGGTCCGTTCTGCGACGCCCACCTGCTGAAGAAGGTGGAAGTTGCAACCAGCGGCAAGGACAAGAAGCCCATCAAGACGTGGTCGCGCCGCTCGACCATTCTGCCGGAGTTCATCGGCCTGACGATCGCCGTCCACAACGGCCGTCAACACGTGCCGGTGTACGTTACGGAAAACATGGTTGGCCACAAGCTCGGCGAATTTGCGATTACCCGCACGTTCAAGGGCCACGCGGCTGACAAGAAAGCGAAGAGGTAA
- the rplB gene encoding 50S ribosomal protein L2, with protein sequence MALVKTKPTSPGRRSMVKVVNKDLHKGAPHAPLLEKQFQKSGRNNNGHITTRHKGGGHKHHYRVVDFKRNDKDGIPAKVERLEYDPNRSANIALVVFADGERRYIIATKGMVAGQALLNGSEAPIKAGNNLPIRNIPVGTTINNVEMLPGKGAQIARAAGGSAVLLAREGLYAQVRLRSGEVRRVHIECRATVGEVGNEEHSLRVIGKAGATRWRGIRPTVRGVVMNPVDHPHGGGEGKTAAGRDPVSPWGTPTKGYRTRSNKRTDSMIVQKRHKR encoded by the coding sequence ATGGCACTCGTCAAGACCAAGCCGACTTCCCCGGGTCGTCGCTCGATGGTGAAGGTGGTCAACAAGGACCTTCACAAGGGCGCCCCGCACGCTCCGCTGCTGGAAAAGCAATTCCAGAAGTCGGGCCGTAACAACAATGGTCATATCACCACCCGCCACAAGGGCGGTGGTCATAAGCACCACTACCGCGTGGTCGACTTCAAGCGCAACGACAAGGACGGCATCCCCGCCAAGGTCGAGCGCCTGGAATACGATCCGAACCGCAGCGCCAACATCGCGCTGGTCGTGTTCGCCGACGGCGAGCGCCGCTACATCATCGCCACCAAGGGCATGGTTGCCGGCCAAGCGCTGCTGAATGGCTCGGAAGCGCCGATCAAGGCTGGCAACAACCTGCCGATCCGTAACATTCCGGTCGGTACCACGATCAACAACGTGGAAATGCTGCCGGGCAAGGGCGCCCAGATCGCCCGCGCTGCAGGCGGTTCCGCCGTGCTGCTGGCCCGTGAAGGCCTGTACGCCCAGGTTCGCCTGCGCTCCGGCGAAGTGCGCCGCGTGCATATCGAGTGCCGCGCCACCGTCGGTGAAGTGGGCAACGAAGAGCACAGCCTGCGCGTCATCGGCAAGGCCGGTGCGACCCGCTGGCGCGGTATCCGCCCGACGGTCCGCGGCGTTGTGATGAACCCGGTCGACCACCCGCACGGTGGTGGCGAGGGCAAGACCGCTGCTGGCCGCGATCCGGTGTCGCCGTGGGGTACCCCGACAAAGGGTTACCGTACCCGCAGCAACAAGCGCACGGACAGCATGATCGTCCAGAAGCGCCACAAGCGTTAA
- the rplW gene encoding 50S ribosomal protein L23 encodes MTQVAKNDHRLMQVLLAPVVSEKATLVADKNEQVVFEVARDANKAEVKAAVELLFKVEVQSVQILNQKGKQKRFGRFMGRRNHVKKAYVSLKPGQEINFEAEAK; translated from the coding sequence ATGACGCAAGTAGCCAAGAACGATCATCGTTTGATGCAGGTGCTGCTCGCGCCGGTGGTTTCCGAAAAGGCAACCCTGGTCGCCGACAAGAATGAACAAGTCGTGTTCGAAGTGGCTCGCGATGCCAACAAGGCAGAAGTGAAGGCCGCCGTCGAACTGCTGTTCAAGGTCGAGGTGCAGTCCGTTCAGATCCTGAACCAGAAGGGCAAGCAAAAGCGCTTCGGCCGTTTCATGGGCCGTCGTAACCACGTGAAGAAAGCTTACGTGTCGCTGAAGCCGGGTCAGGAAATCAATTTTGAAGCGGAGGCCAAGTAA
- the rplD gene encoding 50S ribosomal protein L4 — translation MELKLLQDNGQIGAGVDASPEVFGRDYNEALVHQIVVAYQANARSGNRKQKDREEVKHTTKKPWRQKGTGRARAGMSSSPLWRGGGRIFPNSPEENFSQKVNKKMFRAGMRSIYSQLAREGRINVVDGFTVDAPKTKLLADKFKAMGLDSVLIITDSLDENLYLASRNLPHVAVVEPRQADPLSLVHYKKVLVTKAAVAQIEELLK, via the coding sequence ATGGAACTCAAGCTCCTCCAGGACAATGGCCAGATCGGCGCCGGCGTTGACGCGTCGCCCGAAGTGTTCGGCCGTGACTACAACGAAGCCCTCGTTCACCAGATCGTCGTCGCTTACCAGGCCAACGCTCGCAGCGGCAACCGTAAGCAGAAGGACCGTGAAGAGGTCAAGCACACGACCAAGAAGCCGTGGCGCCAGAAGGGTACGGGCCGTGCTCGTGCCGGTATGTCTTCCTCGCCGCTGTGGCGCGGGGGCGGCCGTATCTTCCCGAATTCGCCGGAAGAGAACTTCAGCCAGAAGGTCAACAAGAAGATGTTCCGTGCCGGCATGCGCTCGATTTACTCGCAGCTCGCACGTGAAGGTCGTATCAATGTGGTGGACGGTTTCACCGTCGATGCGCCCAAGACCAAGCTCTTGGCCGACAAGTTCAAGGCCATGGGCCTGGACTCGGTGCTGATCATCACCGACAGCCTCGACGAAAACCTCTACCTGGCTTCGCGCAACCTGCCGCACGTGGCAGTTGTCGAGCCGCGCCAGGCTGATCCGCTGTCGCTCGTGCACTACAAGAAGGTGCTGGTGACCAAGGCAGCCGTCGCGCAGATCGAGGAGTTGCTGAAATGA
- the rplC gene encoding 50S ribosomal protein L3 yields the protein MSLGLVGRKVGMTRIFTDDGEAIPVTVVEVGDNRVTQIKTDETDGYTAVQVTFGARRASRVTKPLAGHLAKAGVEAGEIIREFRIDAAKAAELQAGGSLSVDLFEVGQKIDVQGVTIGKGYAGTIKRYHFASGRATHGNSRSHNVPGSIGMAQDPGRVFPGKRMTGHLGDVTRTVQNLEIAKIDAERKLLLVKGAIPGSKNGKVIVTPAVKAKAKA from the coding sequence ATGAGCCTTGGCCTTGTAGGTCGCAAGGTTGGCATGACCCGTATTTTCACGGACGACGGTGAAGCGATTCCCGTGACCGTGGTCGAGGTCGGCGACAACCGCGTGACGCAAATCAAGACGGACGAGACCGACGGTTACACCGCCGTTCAAGTCACCTTCGGCGCACGACGCGCAAGCCGCGTCACCAAGCCGCTGGCGGGTCACCTCGCCAAAGCCGGCGTGGAAGCCGGCGAAATCATCCGCGAATTCCGTATCGACGCAGCCAAGGCTGCCGAACTGCAAGCTGGCGGTTCGCTGTCGGTCGACCTGTTCGAAGTCGGTCAGAAGATCGACGTGCAGGGCGTGACCATCGGTAAGGGCTACGCCGGTACCATCAAGCGCTACCACTTCGCCTCCGGCCGTGCCACCCACGGTAACTCGCGCTCGCACAATGTGCCGGGCTCGATCGGTATGGCGCAGGATCCGGGCCGTGTGTTCCCGGGCAAGCGCATGACCGGTCACCTGGGCGATGTCACCCGCACCGTGCAGAACCTGGAGATCGCCAAGATCGACGCAGAGCGCAAGCTGCTGCTGGTCAAGGGCGCCATTCCCGGCTCCAAGAACGGCAAGGTCATCGTTACCCCGGCCGTCAAGGCCAAAGCCAAAGCTTAA
- a CDS encoding flavin reductase family protein, whose amino-acid sequence MDTTSHAAPSLDPRELRRVCGRYATGVAVIGACTPQRRPVGITVNSFASLSLAPPLILWSLVTHSPNAGLFAPGAPFGVSILRAGHGELARRFATPSPDKFAGVGHRRCPHGVPYLDEALATLSCRVERADPLGDHLLIVGAVEAFAAGEGEPLVFYGGDFVRLVA is encoded by the coding sequence ATGGACACCACCAGCCATGCCGCCCCCTCGCTCGATCCGCGCGAATTGCGCCGGGTGTGCGGCCGCTACGCGACCGGCGTGGCGGTGATCGGTGCCTGTACGCCGCAGCGGCGGCCGGTCGGCATCACCGTCAACTCGTTCGCGTCGCTGTCGCTGGCGCCGCCATTGATATTGTGGAGCCTCGTCACGCATTCGCCCAATGCGGGCCTGTTCGCACCGGGCGCGCCGTTCGGCGTAAGCATCCTGCGCGCGGGCCACGGCGAACTGGCGCGCCGCTTTGCCACGCCGTCGCCGGACAAGTTCGCCGGCGTGGGCCATCGCCGCTGCCCGCACGGCGTGCCTTACCTGGACGAGGCGCTGGCGACGCTGTCGTGCCGGGTCGAGCGCGCCGACCCGTTGGGCGACCACTTGCTGATCGTCGGTGCCGTCGAAGCGTTCGCGGCGGGGGAGGGCGAGCCGCTGGTTTTCTATGGCGGCGACTTCGTCCGCCTCGTGGCCTGA
- a CDS encoding styrene monooxygenase/indole monooxygenase family protein produces MRQRIAIVGAGQSGLQMALGLQAHGYRVTLLSNRTPDQIRAGKVMSSQCMFDRALQTERELGLNWWDDACPPVQGIGLAVPHPEQPGAKVIDWAAPLDRPAQAVDQRLKMPAWMEAFVARGGDLRIVDVGVDELEDLTREHDLVLLAAGKGEIVSRFERDASRSPFERPQRALALTYVTGMVPREPFSRVCFNLIPGVGEYFVFPALTLSGPCEIMVFEGIPGGPMDRWAEARTPAQHLAESLRILRTFAPWEAARCERVALTDDNGILSGRFAPTVRKPVLTLPSGRLVFGMADAVVVNDPITGQGSNNAAKCCKVYLDAIVDHGERPYDRGWMEQTFARYWQYAGDVVAWTNSLLTPPPPHILALLGAAGQAPALAARIANGFDNPPEYFPWWMDPQACHQLIDHYLPRAA; encoded by the coding sequence ATGCGCCAACGCATCGCCATCGTCGGAGCGGGCCAGTCGGGCCTGCAAATGGCCCTCGGGCTGCAAGCCCACGGCTACCGCGTCACGCTGCTGTCGAACCGCACCCCGGACCAGATCCGCGCCGGCAAGGTCATGTCCAGCCAGTGCATGTTCGACCGCGCGCTGCAGACCGAGCGCGAGCTTGGCCTGAACTGGTGGGACGATGCCTGTCCGCCGGTGCAGGGCATCGGCCTGGCCGTGCCGCATCCCGAACAGCCAGGCGCCAAGGTCATCGACTGGGCCGCGCCGCTGGACCGGCCGGCGCAGGCGGTCGACCAGCGCCTGAAGATGCCGGCGTGGATGGAGGCCTTTGTTGCGCGCGGCGGCGACCTGCGCATCGTCGACGTCGGTGTCGACGAGCTGGAGGACCTGACCCGCGAACATGACCTGGTGCTGCTGGCCGCCGGCAAGGGCGAGATCGTCAGCCGCTTCGAGCGCGATGCGTCGCGCAGCCCCTTCGAGCGGCCCCAGCGCGCGCTGGCGCTGACCTACGTGACCGGCATGGTGCCGCGCGAGCCGTTCTCGCGGGTTTGCTTCAACCTGATTCCTGGGGTGGGCGAGTACTTCGTCTTTCCCGCGCTGACGCTGTCGGGGCCGTGCGAGATCATGGTGTTCGAGGGCATCCCGGGCGGCCCGATGGACCGCTGGGCCGAGGCCCGCACGCCCGCCCAGCACCTCGCCGAAAGCCTGCGCATCCTGCGCACCTTTGCGCCGTGGGAGGCCGCTCGCTGCGAGCGCGTGGCGCTGACCGACGACAACGGCATCCTGTCGGGCCGCTTCGCACCGACCGTGCGCAAGCCGGTGCTGACGCTGCCGTCCGGGCGCTTGGTGTTCGGCATGGCCGACGCCGTGGTGGTCAACGACCCGATCACCGGGCAGGGCTCGAACAATGCCGCCAAGTGCTGCAAGGTCTATCTCGATGCCATCGTCGACCATGGCGAGCGGCCGTACGACCGCGGCTGGATGGAGCAGACCTTCGCCCGCTACTGGCAATACGCCGGCGATGTGGTGGCATGGACCAACTCGCTGCTGACCCCGCCACCGCCGCACATCCTGGCGCTGCTGGGCGCCGCGGGGCAAGCGCCGGCGCTGGCGGCCCGCATCGCCAACGGCTTCGACAATCCGCCGGAATATTTCCCCTGGTGGATGGATCCGCAGGCCTGCCACCAGCTGATCGACCACTACCTGCCGCGGGCCGCCTGA
- a CDS encoding SDR family oxidoreductase, giving the protein MKGLQDKVAIVTGGATLIGAGVARAFIEAGARVAILDIDAANGERVAAGLGKGALFIATDITRDEQVRDAVNQVAQRFGGVDFLVNLACTYLDDGFRSTRDDWLAALNVNVVSGVVLAQAVHPHMRARGGGAIVNFTSISASVAQTGRWLYPVSKAAIAQLTRSMAMDLAPDRIRVNSVSPGWTWCRLMDEVSGGNRARTDAVAAPFHLLGRVGEPDEVAQVVLFLCSDHASFVTGADYAVDGGYSAMGPEQNVPAIGKLAG; this is encoded by the coding sequence ATGAAGGGATTGCAGGACAAGGTGGCCATCGTCACTGGCGGCGCCACGCTGATCGGCGCGGGCGTGGCCCGGGCCTTCATCGAGGCCGGCGCGCGCGTGGCGATCCTGGATATCGACGCCGCCAACGGTGAGCGCGTCGCCGCCGGCCTGGGCAAGGGCGCGCTCTTCATCGCCACCGACATCACGCGGGACGAGCAGGTCCGCGATGCGGTCAACCAGGTTGCGCAGCGCTTTGGCGGCGTCGATTTCCTGGTCAACCTGGCCTGCACCTATCTCGACGACGGCTTCCGCTCGACCCGTGACGACTGGCTGGCGGCGCTCAACGTCAATGTGGTGTCCGGAGTGGTGCTGGCGCAGGCGGTGCATCCGCATATGCGCGCGCGCGGCGGAGGCGCCATTGTCAACTTCACCAGCATCTCCGCCAGCGTGGCGCAGACCGGGCGCTGGCTCTATCCGGTGTCGAAAGCCGCGATCGCGCAGCTGACGCGCAGCATGGCGATGGACCTGGCGCCGGACCGGATCCGCGTGAACTCGGTCTCGCCCGGCTGGACCTGGTGCCGGCTGATGGACGAGGTCAGCGGCGGCAACCGCGCCCGCACCGATGCGGTGGCCGCGCCGTTCCATCTGCTCGGCCGTGTCGGTGAGCCCGACGAGGTGGCGCAGGTGGTGCTCTTCCTCTGCTCGGATCACGCCAGCTTCGTCACCGGCGCGGACTATGCCGTCGACGGCGGCTACTCCGCCATGGGTCCGGAGCAGAACGTGCCTGCCATCGGCAAGCTGGCCGGCTGA
- a CDS encoding dienelactone hydrolase family protein: MGQTIEIQTPEGSFSGYLATPAAGKGPGIVLCQEIFGVNATMREVADYYAEEGYTVLVPDLFWRIAPGIELTDRGEDFQRALGLYQRFDEAQGVQDVGAALETLRARSECVGQTGVLGFCLGGKLAYLAACRLPDVACAVAYYGVGIEHALGEAANVRGRLVLHIAEMDGFCPPPAQAAIRAALAGRDNVEVYVYAGVDHAFARSGGEHFDKPSALMAHQRSIAALRREMGPHYDFSALWDKHCEYEFATRDVDATMATMVAQPYVNHIPTMTGGVGYAQLRRFYQNHFVHSNPPDTTLIPLSRTVGATQIVDELLFCFTHTSEIDWMLPGVPPTGKRVEIPLIAIVKFRGDKLYHEHIYWDQASVLVQIGKLDPAGLPVAGVETARKLLDETLPSNTLMARWQQSEGK; encoded by the coding sequence ATGGGCCAGACCATCGAGATCCAGACCCCCGAAGGCAGTTTCAGCGGCTATCTCGCCACCCCGGCGGCAGGCAAGGGCCCCGGCATCGTGCTGTGCCAGGAGATCTTCGGCGTCAATGCCACCATGCGCGAGGTGGCCGATTACTACGCCGAGGAGGGCTATACGGTGCTGGTGCCGGACCTGTTCTGGCGGATCGCACCGGGAATCGAGCTGACCGACCGCGGCGAGGACTTCCAGCGCGCGCTCGGCCTCTATCAGCGGTTCGACGAAGCGCAGGGCGTGCAGGATGTGGGTGCGGCGCTGGAGACGTTGCGCGCGCGGTCCGAATGCGTTGGCCAGACCGGCGTGCTGGGCTTCTGCCTGGGCGGCAAGCTGGCCTACCTGGCGGCGTGCCGGTTGCCCGACGTGGCCTGCGCGGTGGCGTACTACGGCGTCGGCATCGAGCACGCGCTGGGCGAGGCCGCCAACGTCCGTGGCCGCCTGGTGCTGCATATCGCGGAGATGGACGGCTTCTGCCCGCCGCCGGCGCAGGCGGCGATCCGCGCGGCGCTGGCCGGCCGGGACAACGTCGAGGTGTACGTCTATGCCGGCGTCGACCATGCCTTTGCGCGGTCCGGCGGCGAGCATTTCGACAAGCCCTCGGCGCTGATGGCGCACCAGCGCTCGATCGCCGCGCTGCGCCGCGAGATGGGTCCGCACTACGACTTCTCGGCGCTGTGGGATAAGCACTGCGAATATGAATTCGCCACCCGCGACGTCGACGCGACCATGGCGACGATGGTGGCGCAGCCCTATGTGAACCATATCCCGACCATGACCGGCGGCGTTGGCTACGCGCAGTTGCGCCGCTTCTACCAGAACCATTTTGTTCACAGCAACCCGCCCGACACCACCCTGATCCCGCTGTCGCGCACGGTCGGGGCCACCCAGATCGTCGACGAGCTGCTGTTCTGCTTCACCCACACCAGCGAAATCGACTGGATGCTGCCCGGCGTGCCGCCCACCGGCAAGCGCGTGGAGATCCCGCTGATCGCCATCGTCAAGTTCCGCGGCGACAAGCTGTACCACGAGCATATCTACTGGGACCAGGCCAGCGTGCTGGTGCAGATCGGCAAGCTGGACCCGGCGGGTTTGCCGGTGGCGGGCGTGGAAACCGCGCGCAAGCTGCTGGACGAGACCCTGCCGTCGAACACGCTGATGGCGCGCTGGCAGCAGAGCGAAGGCAAGTAG
- a CDS encoding AraC family transcriptional regulator, whose protein sequence is MLQLPPTARPPAPLAHALLHDAGRQVFASTDLGQTRAAVGRLFKPHRLDIRGTSLSARMHHAPLGAVSLNRLAYGADVTIDPGPLGDFLLVQMPLSGQAEIRCGAQQIVSTPDCASVLTPSDPLLMRWSADNDQLIVRVERSALERVCAAYLGHRPDPPLRFQLGMAWRSAGWYPLMEYLAQMLSIAPQAARHPLTACQLEQLVIGALLTLQPHSLSEALQRHGKPLAPRHVKVVEEYIHAHAAAALTPALLAEIAGVSLRSLYAGFREHRGLSPMAYLRTVRLDRVRHDLLNDAALSSVTGAALRWGFTHLGRFSAEYRRAFGECPAETLRRRGSV, encoded by the coding sequence ATGTTGCAGCTGCCCCCGACTGCCCGCCCGCCGGCGCCGCTGGCGCATGCCCTGCTACACGATGCCGGGCGGCAGGTGTTCGCCTCGACCGACCTCGGGCAGACGCGCGCGGCGGTCGGCAGGCTCTTCAAGCCGCACCGGCTCGATATCCGCGGGACCAGCCTGTCGGCCCGCATGCATCACGCCCCGCTCGGCGCGGTGTCGCTGAACCGGCTCGCCTACGGCGCCGATGTCACCATCGACCCGGGCCCGCTCGGAGACTTCCTGCTGGTGCAGATGCCGCTCAGCGGGCAGGCCGAGATCCGTTGCGGCGCGCAGCAGATCGTGTCGACGCCGGACTGCGCTTCCGTGCTGACGCCCAGCGATCCGCTGCTGATGCGCTGGAGCGCGGACAATGACCAGCTCATCGTGCGCGTCGAGCGCAGCGCGCTGGAGCGCGTGTGCGCCGCCTATCTCGGCCATCGCCCGGACCCGCCGCTGCGCTTCCAGCTCGGCATGGCCTGGCGCAGCGCCGGCTGGTATCCATTGATGGAGTATCTGGCGCAGATGCTGTCGATAGCGCCGCAAGCGGCGCGCCATCCGCTGACGGCCTGCCAGCTCGAGCAGCTGGTGATCGGCGCCCTGCTGACGCTGCAGCCGCACAGCCTGTCGGAGGCGCTGCAGCGGCACGGCAAGCCGCTGGCGCCGCGCCATGTGAAAGTCGTCGAGGAATATATCCACGCCCATGCCGCCGCCGCGCTGACGCCGGCGCTGCTGGCGGAGATCGCGGGCGTCAGCCTGCGCAGCCTGTATGCGGGGTTCCGCGAGCATCGCGGGCTGAGCCCGATGGCCTATCTGCGCACGGTCCGGCTGGACCGGGTACGGCACGATCTGCTCAACGATGCGGCGCTGTCGTCGGTGACCGGCGCCGCGCTGCGCTGGGGCTTTACCCACCTGGGCCGCTTCAGCGCCGAGTACCGGCGCGCGTTCGGCGAGTGCCCGGCCGAGACGCTGCGCCGGCGCGGCAGCGTGTAG